Part of the Halopenitus persicus genome is shown below.
TTCGAGGTGGCGTCCACGATGGCGGATGGCTTTTAAGACGGTCGCCCCTCAGCATCGAACGATGGACATCGACGACGGCGATCCCACGACCCGGAGCGTCAAGACCGACGTCGACGAGTCGCGACGGGAGTACGACCCGACGGCCGACCACGCATTTCCGGACGGGCGGGTGAACGAGGTGCTCGAGACGGTCGAGTCCGACCCGGAGATCGGGGCGTACCTCGAGGCGCAAAACGTCAACGCGGTCACTCGGAAGGGGTACAACGACCACGGGACCAAACACATCGAGATCGTCAGGGACCGCGCGCTGCGGCTGTATGACCTGCTCAAACGGGCCGGCGTCGAATTCAACGGCGCGAGCGAACAGGGCCTCGAGGAGTCGGACGAGCCGGTCGTGATCGCGTTGGCGGCCACGCTCCACGACATCGGCCACGTCGTCCATCGCGATGACCACTCCTACTACTCGATCCCGCTTGCGGCGGATCTCCTCGACCGGTTCCTTCCGGAGTGGTACGACACGGCGACCGCGGTCCGGGTCAAAGCCGAGGTGCTCCACGCGATCCTCTGTCACCACACCGAGGAGACGCCGCTCACCCGGGAAGCCGGCGTCATCCGGATCGCCGACGGGCTCGACATGGAGCGCGGTCGGTCGCGGATCCCCTATGAGAAGGGCGGGCGCGGGATCAACACCATCTCCTCGCGGGCGATCGAACGCGTTCGGCTGACGACCGGCGACGAGGAGCCCGTCGAGGTGGAGATCACGATGAACAGCGCCGCCGGCGTCTACCAGGTCGACTCCCTGCTGAAGGAGAAGCTCCGTGGCTCGATGCTCGAGGATCTGGTCCGGATCGTCGCGATCAACACGAAGAGCGACGACGGGGACCGGCTCGTCGAGCGGATCGAGCTGTGAGGTGATCGGCCGGCCGAAGCCGTCATACCGCCCCGAGGATCCTGGCGAGGTTGTGGACGGCCGCAAGCAGCGAGAGGGCGCCGACGCCGCCGAACATCACGGCCAGCACGACGGTTCGGTTCCGCTTCGCGATCGCGACCGGCAGCGCGATGAGCACCATCCCGGCCAGCTTCGTCGCGATCATCCCGCGAACGAGCCCGTAACGATCGATGAGGACCCGACCGACCGGCGATCCCTCGACGAACGGTCCGAAGGTGATCGCCACGTACGTCGTCGCCACGTCGGCGAGGACTCCGACGAGGAACAGGCCGACCGCCAATCGCATCCGGCGATTCCACGGGTCCACGTTCCCCGATCGGCCGGAATCCGATCGGTCGGCGGTTGAACTCCCGGAATCCGACCGGCCGGCGCTGGTGTCGTCGGTCCGTGGGCGGCGCTCCGTCACGGTTGCGACCACGGGCGAGACCGATAAAAAGACGACGACGGCGCCCGGCGCCGACCGCCGTCCGCGCCGGACCGCGGCCCACCGACCCCGAACCGGCCTACCAGACGAGTCCGATCAGCACCGTGCCGGCCGCCACGAGCGTGATGATGAGGACGCCGCGACCGATCCCGCTGCGCAGCTCCGCGTCGATCCCGACCCGACGGGCGGCGGACCGCGGGTTCATCGCGACCCACTCGATGGCGGCCACGAGACGCATCGTGAGCCGGTCGACGGCCGCCCACGACTCTGTTACCCCGATGACGAGTCCGCGACCGGCGTAGAAGAACGCCGGGTAGGTGACCGCGTCGACGTCGCGCATCCGGTGGGCGAGCCACGCGAGGGGACGCTTGAGCGCGAAGAAGCCGACGAAGCCGGCGGTCAACAGCGCGGCGGATTCGGTCAGGTGGCCGGTGCTGTAGGGATGTAGCTCAGCGAGCAGGTACTCGGTGTGGGGCATCAGTCCGAGCAGCGTCTCGTAGGAAACGCCGAGATAGATGCAGGCGCCGGCGGCAAGCGTCATGCCGACCGTCTGGAACGGCGTCGCGTCGCGCGGCGAGCTCGAGGCGCTCCCGTGGAAGAACGTGTAGTAGCCGAGCTTGATGAAGGACATGAACGTCCCGACCCCACCGAGGATGAGCAGCCACCAGAGCAGCCCGCCGTCGAGAGCGATCGTGAACCGGTGGATCTCGTGAGCGGAGTCGATCACCATCCCCTTCGAGACGAAGCCGTTGAAGCCGGGGACGGCCGTGATCGACGCGGCACCGACCAGATAGATCACGAACGCGATCGGGGTCTTTCGCCAGAGCCCGCCCATCTCGCGGATGTCCTCCGTTCCGGTCCGATAGATGATCACGCCGACGGCCATGAACAGCAGGCTCTTGTAGAGGACGTTGTTGAGCAGGTGGGCGAACCCGCCGGCCAGCGCCTTCTCGCCGACGTAGCCCGCCAGGCCGATCCCCGCGAGCATGTACCCGACCTGCGCCTGGATGTGATACGAGAGGAGCCGCCGCGGGTCGTACTGCAACAGCGCGAAGAAGGCGCCGTAGACCGCCATCGCGCCGCCGAGGTAGGCCATCCACATCCCGCCCTCGGGGAACGCCCGGTAGAGCACGTAGACGGCCGTCTTGGTCGTAAACACCGAGAGGAACACCGACGCGGCGACGTGGGGGCGCGGGTAGGTGTCCGGCAGCCAGGTGTGCAGGCCGATGAACCCGCAGTTGATGCCGATCCCGATCGCCGCGAGCAGCGCCGCGGAGTCGTGGATCCCGGTCTCGGCCGTGAACAGGAAGCTCTCGACGGCACCGAAGTGGACGACGACCGCGCCGAGCAGCACCGTCCCGCCGATGCCGTGGAAGATGGCGTACCGGAAGCCGGCACGGACCGCCGCCCCGCCGTGATGCCAGACGAGCAGCGTCGAGGTGACCGCCATCAGCTCCCAGAAGACGATCAACGTGAGCCAGTCCCCGGCGTAGATCGTCGCGACCGTCGACGCGACGTAGATCAGCGCGAGCCCGGTCATCCATCGCGGCGCGTCGCTGCCGTAGGCGTAGATCACCGCCGCCGTCGCGAGGAACCCGACGACGACGCCCATCAGCCGAGAGAAGTCGTCGACGTTGAAGAAGACGACGTCGAACCCGAGGAACGTCGACGCCAGGTGTGGCCCGTACATCGCCGGGTCGAAACTCGCCGCCTGCACGAACACGAACGCGGTCGCGGCCGCTCCGAGCAGGTGGCCAAGGCGCCGCGGCAACACGACCGCCAGAACAGCGGCGATCGCCACGAGCAGGTAGGGCGGGATCGTCGTCAGGGCGATCCCGCCGGTAACGTCGGTGACGAGCGCAACACCGGCGGTTCCGGCGGTTCCGGCAGTCATCGGCCCACCCCCGCGCCCTCGAGACGCGTTTCGACGATGAGCTCGATCAGATCGAGAAACGCCATCTCGCTCGGGATCACGCCGAGCAGGACCGCAAGCGTCATCGCGGCCAGGATCGGCGCGAGCATGAACCACGTCGTCTCACGACCCAGCAGGGCCGACGCACCCCGGATCGACGTCCAGCCACCCGGCGGCGGGCCGCCGTGGTGAGCGTGGTCGTCGTGTGCGTGGTCATCGCGTCCGTCGTAGTCATCGCGTCCGTCGTCATCGTGTCCGTCGTAGTCATCGCGTCCGTCGTCATCGTGTCCGTCGTGGTCGTGCGTGCTGACCTCGTCAACGTGGCCGCTCCCGTCTCTTTCACCTGCGTGGTCGGCGGAACCGCTTTCCGGGGAGAACCGAACGTCCGTGTCGGAAGGGTTCATATCGACCGCGTAGTCCCCCGTGTCCACGCGTTCGGCGGGCTCCGAGAAGTCACGATCCCCGGGCGCGAAGTCGGGTCTCACGACGCCGTCGTCCGGTTCGACGTCCTCCGTCTCGTCGGCAGCGTCGTTCTCGTCGCGCTCGTCTCCCTCCGCCACGTCGTCGCCCTCGGCGTCCGGGATCGGCGTCTCGCCGTCCGGTTCCGAGGTGGTGCTCGCGTCCGGGTCGACGTCGCCGGTCCGCTCGTCGCGGTCGCCGCCGTCGGTTCTGACGGCCTCGATCGTGGCCGCCGTCCGGCCGCCGAGCGGGAACTCGACGAGCGGCTTGGCGTCGTGGGCATCCTCCGCCTCGAAGAAGGCGGTGTAAACGACCGGCCAGAAGTACGCGATGTTGAGCACGCCCGACAGCAGCAGCGCGCCGGCGAGGTAGTAGCCGACCGGCGTCGCCGCGCCCATGGCGACTCCCCCGACCAACATATAGAACTTGCTCACGAACCCGGCGACGAGCGGGATGCCTGCCATCCCGGCGGCCGCCACCGTGAACGCGACCATCGTCACCGGCATCCGTTTGCCGATGCCGGCCATCTCCGAGATGTAGTCGGTGTGGGTCTCGACGTGGATGCAGCCCGCACAGAAGAACAGGGTGAGCTTCATGAAGGCGTGTGCGGGGATGTGCAACAGCGCGCCAACGAGCCCGTGCCAGCCGAACAACCCGAGTCCGAGCAGGATGTAGCTGAGCTGGCTCACCGTCGAGTAGGCGAGCCGCTGTTTGAGGTGGTCCTTCCGCATGGCGATGATGCTGGCGGCGGTGAGCGTGATCGCGGCCATCACCGACAGCCAGACGCCGACGCCGAGGTCGAAGACGACCTCGGGGCCGAAGACGTCGAGGACGACCCGCGAGACGCCGAACGCGCCGGACTTGACGACGGCCACCGCGTGCAACAGCCCCGACACCGGCGTCGGCGCGACCATCGCCTCCGGCAGCCACTGGTGCAGCGGCATCAGGCCGGCCTTCACCGCGAACCCGACCCCGAGCAGGACGAAGGCGATCTTCGCCATTAGGGGATCGCTGTTCGCCGCGGTCGCGATCGCGTCGATCCCGCCCGCAGAGAAGGCGACGGTCGGCTCTCCCACGAGGCCGGTGAGCCAGTAGACCAGCACGGTGCCGGCGAGCACGAGCACGCCGCCCCCGAACATCGTGTACGCGAGGTACTTCCGGCCCGCCGACCGCGCCTCGGGCGTCTCGTCGTGGGCGACGAGCGGGTAGGTCGCGACCGACAGCAGCTCGTAGAAGACGAAGATGGTGACCAGGTTGCCCGCGAAGGCGATCCCCATCGTCGTCGACAGCGAGACTGCGAAGGCCGCGAAGTACCGGGTCTGGTTGGGCTCGCCCAGCCCGCGCATATACCCGATGCTGTACAGCGACGTGATGATCCACAGCCCGCTGGCCAGCACCGCGAACAACATTCCCAGCGGGTCCGCCCGCAGGGTGAATTCGACGTACGGCAGGAAGGTCACGACCTCGGTGACGTAGACGGTCCCGGCGAACACGCCGGGCAGCAGCGAGACCACGGCGCCGAACTTCGCGAGGGCGGCCAACAGCGTCCACCCCTCGCGGAGGTTCGGCCGGCGGTGGGACGCGACGATAGCCCCGCTGGCAACGAACGATACGAGAACGACGAACAACGGTCGCAGTGAGTCGACTTCGGTCATTCAGATCATCCTCCCGAGGAACGGTTCGAAGAGATCGGCGGCGGCGAAGCCAGCGAATCCGAGCCCGACCGCGGCCAACGTGACGACAACGAGGACGACGAACGCGCCGGTCGGGACGTCACGCGCTCCCGTGTGACCGCCGTCCGGCTGGGCCGGGGCGTCCGACTGCGTCGACGCGTTCGGTTGGGTCGGGGCGTCCGCGACGGAAGCCGACGACCCGGCGTCGCCGGGACCGGGATCGGCGCCGGCGAAGTACAGTTGCTCGATGACCCGGGCGACGTACGCCAGCGTGAACAGGGTGCTCGCGAGCATCACGGCCGCGATCCCCAGTCCGGCGGGATCGCCGCTCCCGGCGGCCCGCACCGCACCGAGCGCGATGTACCACTTGCCGAGGAGCCCGACCGAGGGCGGGATGCCGACGAGCGCGAGCCCGAGGACGACGAACGCCCCCGAGAGGTACGGCGCCCGCCGCGCGAGGCTCGCGAGGTCGGCGACGCGCCGCGCGCCGTAGCCGTACGCGAGCAGGGCGACGGCCAGGAACAGCCCGAACTTGAGCAGGCCGTGGCCGAGCAGGTGGACGATGCCGCCCAGCAGCGCCGTCTCGTTGGCGAGCGCGATCGCGGCGACGATCATCCCGAACTGCGCGACCGACGAGTAGGCGAACAGCCGCTTGAGGTCGGACTGCATCGCCGCCAGCGCCGAACCGACGAGGATCGAGACCCCGGCGGCCAGCAGCATCGCGTTCGTGATCGCGTCGTTCGCCGCGAGGAACTCGACCGTGAAGACGGTGTAGGTGATGCGCAACAGCGCGTACGCCGCCGACGTGGAAACCAGCGCCGCGATGAACGCCGTCACCGCGTCCGGCGCGCGCTGGTAGGCGTCCGGCTGCCAGACGTGCAGCGGGAAGACGGCGATCTTCAGCGAGAGGCCGACGACGATGAACGCGTAGCCCGCCCGGATCAGGGGGTCGCCGTATCCGACCCCCGCGATCGCGGACTGGAGGTCGATCATGTTCAGCGACCCCGTCGCGAGGAAGGTGTAGCCGACGCCGATCAGATACAGCGAGGCGCCGACCGTTCCCACGATCAGATACTTGATCGACGCGTACGCGCTGGCGCCCGACCGATCGGCCGCGACGAGCGCGTAGGTGGTCAACCCGACGATCTCCAGGAAGACGAAGAGGTTGAAGAGGTCGCCGGTGAGGGTGATCCCCATCAACCCGCCGGTCAGCAGCAGGTACCCGGAGTAGAAGGCGTTCCCGCGCGGCCCGATCACGCGCGAGAGGACGAGCGTACCGGCCGCGACGAGCGCGACGAGGACCACGAGCGCGGCCGACAGCTCATCGGCGACGAGTTCGATGCCGTAGGGGCGCTGCCAGCCGCCCAGCTCGTGGACGATCCCGTACTCGGTCGGCGCCCCGACCACGAAGACCGTCCGAGCGATCCAGGCGGCTATGCCGACCAGCGAGACGGCCGTCGCTGCCGCGATCGGCCAGCCGATCCGGTCGTATCGCCGTCCGAGCAGCAGCGGAAGCGTCGCCGCGAGGATCGGGACGACGATCGCAAGTGGAAGTAGCAGGTCGCTCACGCGCGCTCACCACCTGGGGAGCCGCCACCAGCGCTCGGGGAGCCGCCACCAGCGCTCGGGGAGTCGCCACCGGCCGCCGGCAGATCGTCCTCCTCGGCCATCGCCTCCCGGAGCGCGTCGGTTCGAAGGGTCCCGTACTCCGTGTAAATACGGACACAGAGCGCGAGCCCCACCGCGGTGAGGCTCACGCCCACGACGATGGCGGTCAGGACGATCACCTGCGGGAGCGGGCTCACGAGGGTCGCCTCCGGCGCGCCGCCGCTCTCGACGATCGGTATCGAGCCGCCGTGGACGTACGCGGAGGCGATGAAGAACAGGAAGATCGCGGTCTGGAACAGATTGAGCCCGATGATCTTCTTCACGAGGTGCGGGTTGGCGATCATCATGTACAGTCCGATGCACAACAGCACGGTGAACACCGCGTAGGCGTGGCGCGTCGCCAGCACGTCGAGTGCGAGTTGGATCGGTAGGTGGTCGGTCATCGGTCGGCCTCCGTGGTCGTGTCGGCGTCAGCTCCGTCGTCGGTGGTTGCGTCAGCGATCTCGGTCTCCGTCCCCGCGCCGGCCCGGTCGTCGAAGCCGGCCGCCAACAGGAAGAACAGGCCGACGAGAACCCCGGCGACGATCGGCGCGATGCCGAGGATCTCCACGCCCTCCATTCCGTACTTCACCGGATGCGGGATCGGCAGCCGGGCGTACTCGAGGAAGGTCCCGCCGCGGGCGAGCCCGACGAGGCCGATCCCGCCGAAGACGAGCACGCCGCCGACCGCGAGGCCGACGACGACGACGTTCGTGAACCACTCGCGGGTGGCGTCGATCCCGAACGCGAAGGCGATCATCAACACGACGGCGGCGGCGATCGCACCGCCCTGGAACCCGCCGCCGGGCGAGCCCGCCCCGTGGAAGGTGACGAACAGCCCGTAGGTGAGCGCGAACGGCGCCACGACCTTCACGGTCGACATGATCACCTGGCTCTCCGTGTAGGGCGTCTGCTGGCGCTGGATCGCCGAGAGATGCGGCCGGGCGTCGTGTCCCGAGTAGGTCGGTTGGATCGGCGGTCGGTCGGTCGTGGCGTCCGATCCGGCAGCGTCGTCGCCCGGCGCAGCGCCGTTGGCGGCGTCGTCGCCCGGCTCAGCGGTGGTGGCGACGTCGTCGACGACGTCAGGGTCGCGTTCGCCGTCGCCGGCGTCAGTCGGATCGCTCACGAGAACACCTCCCGGTGGAGCACGAGCATCGTCGCGATCCCGGCCCCGAAGACGACGACGGCCTCGCCGAAGGTGTCGAACCCACGGTAGGAGGCCAACACCGCCATCACCGTGTTGCCGACGCCGGTGTCCGCGTAGGTGTTCTCGAGGTAGTAGCCGGTGACGTCCGGATTCGAGTAGACGGGCGCGCTCGGGTCCCCGACGGCCGGCATCTGCGTGACCGTTGCGAGCATCACGACGCACAATCCACCAACGGCCAGCGCCGCGGTGGGATTCACGCGCTCGAAGACGGCCTCGTGGTCCATTCGCGAGGTCTTCGCGATCGTGAGCAGCAGGAGCACGGTCGTGACGCCGGCCGAGATCGCCGCCTCGGTCAACGCCACGTCGGGTGCCCGGTAGAACGTGTACAGCGCCGCCATCCCGAGGCTGTAGGCCCCGAAGACGATGATCGACGAGAGCACGTCGCGGGCGAGCGCGGTCACGACGGCCGTGGCGATCACGAAGACGAACAGCGTCGCCTCGATCGCGGTCACCGCGGCGCTCATCGGCGCTCGTCCCCCTCGGTCCACGGCACGTTCCCGTCCTCGAAGGCCGCCCGTGCGACCGCGTGGGCGGCGGTCGGGTTGGTCACGAAGATGAAGAACAGCAGGATGGCCGTCTTCACCGACGCTCCCTGCCAGCCGAGCGTGAGCGCGACCGCGGCCAGACCGAAGCCGGCGCCGAGCGTGTCCGCCTGCGAGGCGGTGTGGGCACGCGCGTAGACGTCCGGAAGCCGGATCACGCCCGTCATCGAGACGAACGTGAAGAACAACGCCCCCGCAAGGAGCACGAGGATCAGGCCCACGCGTGCCGCCGTGACGGGGTCGAGCGCGTCGAGGGCCATCAGAGGACCCCCCCACGTTCGACCGTGAACTTCGAGACGGCGATCGCCATCAGGAAGTTCAACAGCGCGTAGACGATCGCGATGTCGAGGAACGTCGGCTCGTCGAGCGCGGCGCCAAGCAGCGCCAGGATGACGACCGTGTTCGTCCCGAGGACGTTCACCGCGAGCACGCGGTCCTGCATCGTCGGGCCGACCACCGCGCGGTAGAGCATACCGAGCGCGAGGACGACGAATCCCGCCGCGCCGGCAAGCAGCACGTCGCCAACCGTATAGCCGCCCGCGATCACGACGTCGGCGATGCTCATCGGTGGTCACCGTCCTCGTCGTGATCAGTCCCGTTCGCGGGGGGCTCACGGCCGCCGTCGGTGGTCGCGAACGGCATCGGTTCGTCGGCGTCCGGCCCCTGCAGGACCGCGCAGTCGTCGCGCTCCCGGGGCGTGGGCATACGGGCGGCCTCCCGGCCGTAGAAGACGAAACGGGTCCACCGCTCGAGCCCGCCGTCGAAAAGTCCCTCGCGGGCCCACGGGATCAGCGTGTGGACGTAGAGATCCGCGTCGCGCGCTCGGACCGTCAGCGTACCCGGCGTCAGCGTGATCGAGTTGGCAAGCGTCGTGACCGGCAGTCCCGACCCCACGAGCACGCGCATCCGCGTCATCGTCGGCTCGATCGGTAGCGACGGCGACAGGATGACCCGGGCCACGACGACGTTCGATTTGAGGATCTCCAGCAGCAGGAACGGCACGTAGATCAGCCCGCGAACCAGCCGGAGCGGGGAGTCCCGCAGCGTCGGATCGTGGTCCAGGCTCACCTGCGACAGCGAGATGGCCACCACGAGCGCGGTCGCGACGCCGGTGACGAGATCGAAGGGATAGGTCGGATCGCCCAACACCAGGTAGAACAACAGCGACCCGCCGAAGACGGTCGCGAATCTCGGCCCGGTGATCTCCGAGACGAGTCGCTCGCCGCGCGACGGGCGGTCCACGGGTGCCTCCCGGACCTCGAGCGGGGAGGATGCAAGCTCGAACTCCATCGGCTGGAGGAGCGTCGTGTTGCCGACGGGGGTGTATTCGGGGTCGAGCACGACCGTTTCGATCCCGTGTTCGTCGGCGTACTCGTGGAGGCGGTCGGCATACTGGCTCGGGCCGAACAGGTAGACGTCCTCCGCGATCAGCGCGGTCTCGACGGCGACGGTTCCCTCCGGTACGTCGGCGTCGTCGAGGTCGTAGCGCGCCCAGTCCGCCACCTCCTCGAGCAGCGTCCGCGCAGTCCGCCGACGGTCGTCGATCCGCGGATCGTCCTCGCGCCAGGAGGCGAGGTAGACGAAGTGGATCGCCGAGACGTCGCCGTCGGCGGCGGCCGCGACGACGTGGGCGACAGTCGACCGCAGCGTGGCAGTGTCCTCGATCGGGACGACGACCCGGCCGTTAGCCACCGGGACCACCTCCGGGGACCGTAGTTACGACTGGTGTGGACGACATACAGGGTTCTCGTTCGGGGAGTGGCACGGACTCCTCAAAACAGTTCTTATCTTCGGGGCGGGTCGCCGCTCGCCGACACCCTCTCGCACGGAGCGAGCCGGGAGGAACCGAATCGGCGTACCGATCCTCGAACCACGATA
Proteins encoded:
- a CDS encoding HD domain-containing protein, which codes for MDIDDGDPTTRSVKTDVDESRREYDPTADHAFPDGRVNEVLETVESDPEIGAYLEAQNVNAVTRKGYNDHGTKHIEIVRDRALRLYDLLKRAGVEFNGASEQGLEESDEPVVIALAATLHDIGHVVHRDDHSYYSIPLAADLLDRFLPEWYDTATAVRVKAEVLHAILCHHTEETPLTREAGVIRIADGLDMERGRSRIPYEKGGRGINTISSRAIERVRLTTGDEEPVEVEITMNSAAGVYQVDSLLKEKLRGSMLEDLVRIVAINTKSDDGDRLVERIEL
- a CDS encoding Na(+)/H(+) antiporter subunit D, which translates into the protein MTAGTAGTAGVALVTDVTGGIALTTIPPYLLVAIAAVLAVVLPRRLGHLLGAAATAFVFVQAASFDPAMYGPHLASTFLGFDVVFFNVDDFSRLMGVVVGFLATAAVIYAYGSDAPRWMTGLALIYVASTVATIYAGDWLTLIVFWELMAVTSTLLVWHHGGAAVRAGFRYAIFHGIGGTVLLGAVVVHFGAVESFLFTAETGIHDSAALLAAIGIGINCGFIGLHTWLPDTYPRPHVAASVFLSVFTTKTAVYVLYRAFPEGGMWMAYLGGAMAVYGAFFALLQYDPRRLLSYHIQAQVGYMLAGIGLAGYVGEKALAGGFAHLLNNVLYKSLLFMAVGVIIYRTGTEDIREMGGLWRKTPIAFVIYLVGAASITAVPGFNGFVSKGMVIDSAHEIHRFTIALDGGLLWWLLILGGVGTFMSFIKLGYYTFFHGSASSSPRDATPFQTVGMTLAAGACIYLGVSYETLLGLMPHTEYLLAELHPYSTGHLTESAALLTAGFVGFFALKRPLAWLAHRMRDVDAVTYPAFFYAGRGLVIGVTESWAAVDRLTMRLVAAIEWVAMNPRSAARRVGIDAELRSGIGRGVLIITLVAAGTVLIGLVW
- a CDS encoding proton-conducting transporter transmembrane domain-containing protein — protein: MTEVDSLRPLFVVLVSFVASGAIVASHRRPNLREGWTLLAALAKFGAVVSLLPGVFAGTVYVTEVVTFLPYVEFTLRADPLGMLFAVLASGLWIITSLYSIGYMRGLGEPNQTRYFAAFAVSLSTTMGIAFAGNLVTIFVFYELLSVATYPLVAHDETPEARSAGRKYLAYTMFGGGVLVLAGTVLVYWLTGLVGEPTVAFSAGGIDAIATAANSDPLMAKIAFVLLGVGFAVKAGLMPLHQWLPEAMVAPTPVSGLLHAVAVVKSGAFGVSRVVLDVFGPEVVFDLGVGVWLSVMAAITLTAASIIAMRKDHLKQRLAYSTVSQLSYILLGLGLFGWHGLVGALLHIPAHAFMKLTLFFCAGCIHVETHTDYISEMAGIGKRMPVTMVAFTVAAAGMAGIPLVAGFVSKFYMLVGGVAMGAATPVGYYLAGALLLSGVLNIAYFWPVVYTAFFEAEDAHDAKPLVEFPLGGRTAATIEAVRTDGGDRDERTGDVDPDASTTSEPDGETPIPDAEGDDVAEGDERDENDAADETEDVEPDDGVVRPDFAPGDRDFSEPAERVDTGDYAVDMNPSDTDVRFSPESGSADHAGERDGSGHVDEVSTHDHDGHDDDGRDDYDGHDDDGRDDYDGRDDHAHDDHAHHGGPPPGGWTSIRGASALLGRETTWFMLAPILAAMTLAVLLGVIPSEMAFLDLIELIVETRLEGAGVGR
- a CDS encoding proton-conducting transporter transmembrane domain-containing protein; this encodes MSDLLLPLAIVVPILAATLPLLLGRRYDRIGWPIAAATAVSLVGIAAWIARTVFVVGAPTEYGIVHELGGWQRPYGIELVADELSAALVVLVALVAAGTLVLSRVIGPRGNAFYSGYLLLTGGLMGITLTGDLFNLFVFLEIVGLTTYALVAADRSGASAYASIKYLIVGTVGASLYLIGVGYTFLATGSLNMIDLQSAIAGVGYGDPLIRAGYAFIVVGLSLKIAVFPLHVWQPDAYQRAPDAVTAFIAALVSTSAAYALLRITYTVFTVEFLAANDAITNAMLLAAGVSILVGSALAAMQSDLKRLFAYSSVAQFGMIVAAIALANETALLGGIVHLLGHGLLKFGLFLAVALLAYGYGARRVADLASLARRAPYLSGAFVVLGLALVGIPPSVGLLGKWYIALGAVRAAGSGDPAGLGIAAVMLASTLFTLAYVARVIEQLYFAGADPGPGDAGSSASVADAPTQPNASTQSDAPAQPDGGHTGARDVPTGAFVVLVVVTLAAVGLGFAGFAAADLFEPFLGRMI
- a CDS encoding cation:proton antiporter subunit C, with product MTDHLPIQLALDVLATRHAYAVFTVLLCIGLYMMIANPHLVKKIIGLNLFQTAIFLFFIASAYVHGGSIPIVESGGAPEATLVSPLPQVIVLTAIVVGVSLTAVGLALCVRIYTEYGTLRTDALREAMAEEDDLPAAGGDSPSAGGGSPSAGGGSPGGERA
- a CDS encoding MnhB domain-containing protein produces the protein MSDPTDAGDGERDPDVVDDVATTAEPGDDAANGAAPGDDAAGSDATTDRPPIQPTYSGHDARPHLSAIQRQQTPYTESQVIMSTVKVVAPFALTYGLFVTFHGAGSPGGGFQGGAIAAAVVLMIAFAFGIDATREWFTNVVVVGLAVGGVLVFGGIGLVGLARGGTFLEYARLPIPHPVKYGMEGVEILGIAPIVAGVLVGLFFLLAAGFDDRAGAGTETEIADATTDDGADADTTTEADR
- a CDS encoding DUF4040 domain-containing protein; translated protein: MSAAVTAIEATLFVFVIATAVVTALARDVLSSIIVFGAYSLGMAALYTFYRAPDVALTEAAISAGVTTVLLLLTIAKTSRMDHEAVFERVNPTAALAVGGLCVVMLATVTQMPAVGDPSAPVYSNPDVTGYYLENTYADTGVGNTVMAVLASYRGFDTFGEAVVVFGAGIATMLVLHREVFS
- the mnhG gene encoding monovalent cation/H(+) antiporter subunit G; the encoded protein is MALDALDPVTAARVGLILVLLAGALFFTFVSMTGVIRLPDVYARAHTASQADTLGAGFGLAAVALTLGWQGASVKTAILLFFIFVTNPTAAHAVARAAFEDGNVPWTEGDERR
- a CDS encoding cation:proton antiporter; translation: MSIADVVIAGGYTVGDVLLAGAAGFVVLALGMLYRAVVGPTMQDRVLAVNVLGTNTVVILALLGAALDEPTFLDIAIVYALLNFLMAIAVSKFTVERGGVL
- a CDS encoding monovalent cation/H+ antiporter subunit E; this encodes MANGRVVVPIEDTATLRSTVAHVVAAAADGDVSAIHFVYLASWREDDPRIDDRRRTARTLLEEVADWARYDLDDADVPEGTVAVETALIAEDVYLFGPSQYADRLHEYADEHGIETVVLDPEYTPVGNTTLLQPMEFELASSPLEVREAPVDRPSRGERLVSEITGPRFATVFGGSLLFYLVLGDPTYPFDLVTGVATALVVAISLSQVSLDHDPTLRDSPLRLVRGLIYVPFLLLEILKSNVVVARVILSPSLPIEPTMTRMRVLVGSGLPVTTLANSITLTPGTLTVRARDADLYVHTLIPWAREGLFDGGLERWTRFVFYGREAARMPTPRERDDCAVLQGPDADEPMPFATTDGGREPPANGTDHDEDGDHR